One genomic region from Dromaius novaehollandiae isolate bDroNov1 chromosome 21, bDroNov1.hap1, whole genome shotgun sequence encodes:
- the DIXDC1 gene encoding dixin isoform X2 — protein sequence MGTLVDVVPCRTSQPAASSQQLQAYVAWVNSQLKKKPTIKPVQDLRHDLRDGVILSSLIEIVAGEKLNGVQANPTSQQEMRENVEKVLQFVASKKIRMHQTSAKDIVDGNLKSIMRLILALAAHFKPGSGRAVHHSSPAGPVGKSTSASSASHRPRSAAAVAQGAVAALADVRQDVSQLGRDVFRHRQRNSSMDEEIGNPYWSVRALVQQYEGQQNVPSESHSSSLTSASPIHSTKSESTVTPSEEKVEFVIIHTEETETKREETESQFQPEWQAGNPGSYLENSWEEQLLEQQDHLEKEMEEAKKMISGLQALLLNGSLPEDEQEGSFVLREHGACPEEQLIIIRSRLDQSMEENQDLKKELLKYKQEARNLQGIKDALQQRLAQQDASVLQLKQELLRANMDKEELHNQNVDLQRKVEERNRLLAEYKKELGQKDRHLQQHQTKLDEMLRQLSEASYQQVDLERELEHKEALLAQCMKREAEEVMGYSNHSAQSNGFLQTAGKGAAPTAHRGTNDLQLVRDALRSLRNSFSGHDPQHHTIDTLEQGISSLMERLHRMEAQKRQERRVRGKSPANRAANEYRDSWPPNSKLPHSHSTPAMNTSACTKVLYFTDRSLTPFMVNIPKRLGEVTLKDFKAAIDREGTHRYHFKALDPEFGTVKEEVFHDDDIIPGWEGKIVAWVEEDHGEN from the exons cAACAACTACAGGCGTATGTGGCCTGGGTGAATTCCCAACTGAAGAAGAAGCCAACAATAAAGCCAGTCCAAGACCTGAGACACGATCTCCGAGATGGAGTTATCCTTTCCTCGCTTATCGAGATTGTAG CTGGCGAGAAGCTAAATGGAGTTCAGGCCAATCCCACCAGTCAGCAGGAAATGAGGGAAAATGTGGAGAAGGTCTTACAGTTTGTGGCATCAAAAAAGATCCGCATGCATCAGACATCAGCCAAAG ATATTGTCGATGGAAACTTGAAATCTATCATGAGGCTGATCCTGGCCTTAGCTGCTCATTTCAAACCAGGTTCGGGGAGAGCAGTGCATCATAGCTCCCCAGCTGGCCCTGTGGGGAAGAGCACGTCGGCATCGTCTGCCAGTCACAGGCCTCGTTCAGCTGCCGCCGTGGCCCAAGGGGCGGTGGCCGCTCTGGCGGATGTTCGTCAAGATGTCTCACAATTGGGCCGGGATGTTTTTCGGCACAGGCAGAG AAACAGCAGCATGGATGAGGAGATTGGAAACCCCTACTGGAGTGTCCGGGCATTGGTGCAGCAGTATGAAGGGCAGCAGAATGTGCCCTCAGAGTCCCACTCCTCCAG CCTCACATCAGCCAGTCCTATCCATAGCACAAAGAGTGAATCCACTGTAACCCCGTCAGAGGAGAAGGTGGAATTTGTGATCATCCacactgaagaaacagaaactaAAAGAG AAGAAACAGAATCTCAATTTCAGCCGGAGTGGCAGGCAGGAAATCCTGGGTCGTATCTAGAGAATTCATGGGAGGAACAGCTTTTGGAACAACAAGAccatttggaaaaggaaatggagGAAGCAAAGAAGATGATTTCAGGCTTGCAG GCTTTGCTGCTAAATGGGTCTTTGCCTGAGGATGAGCAGGAAGGTTCCTTTGTACTTCGTGAACATGGAGCCTGCCCTGAAGAGCAGCTG ATCATAATTCGAAGTCGTCTGGACCAGAGCATGGAGGAAAATCAAGACCTAAAG AAGGAGCTGCTGAAGTACAAACAAGAAGCCCGAAACCTACAGGGAATAAAA GATGCTTTGCAGCAAAGGCTGGCTCAACAGGATGCTTCAGTTCTTCAGCTAAAGCAGGAACTGCTGAGAGCAAACATGGACAAGGAGGAGTTGCACAACCAGAAT GTTGACCTTCAGAGGAAGGTTGAAGAGAGAAACCGGCTACTGGCAGAATACAAG AAGGAACTGGGCCAGAAGGATCGACATTTACAGCAGCATCAGACCAAACTGGATGAAATGCTTAGGCAGCTTTCCGAGGCCAGCTACCAGCAG GTGGATTTGGAGCGGGAGCTGGAGCACAAAGAGGCCCTGCTGGCCCAGTGTATGAAGAGAGAAGCTGAGGAG GTGATGGGCTACAGCAATCACAGTGCTCAGAGCAATGGCTTCCTCCAGACggcaggaaaaggagctgctCCCACAGCCCACCGAGGG ACAAATGATTTGCAGCTGGTCCGTGATGCCCTTCGCAGCCTGAGGAACAGTTTCAGTGGCCATGACCCACAGCACCACACCATTGACACCCTGGAGCAGGGCATCTCCAGCCTGATGGAGCGGCTGCACCGCATGGAGGCACAGAAGAGGCAAGAGAGAAGG GTCCGAGGGAAGTCGCCAGCAAACAGAGCAGCAAACGAGTATAGAGACTCCTGGCCTCCCAACTCCA AACTGCCTCACTCTCACAGCACGCCCGCGATGAACACCAGTGCCTGCACCAAAGTGTTGTACTTTACTGACCGTTCCCTCACACCTTTTATGGTCAACATACCAAAGAG GTTAGGGGAGGTGACTCTGAAGGATTTTAAGGCAGCTATTGATCGTGAAGGAACCCACCGGTACCACTTCAAAGCTCTGGATCCAGAGTTTGGCACAGTTAAGGAGGAG GTATTCCATGATGATGACATCATTCCTGGTTGGGAGGGGAAAATTGTGGCCTGGGTAGAAGAAGACCATGGGGAGAATTAA
- the DIXDC1 gene encoding dixin isoform X1 produces MLACLARGNLLDILQEGCTEQQLQAYVAWVNSQLKKKPTIKPVQDLRHDLRDGVILSSLIEIVAGEKLNGVQANPTSQQEMRENVEKVLQFVASKKIRMHQTSAKDIVDGNLKSIMRLILALAAHFKPGSGRAVHHSSPAGPVGKSTSASSASHRPRSAAAVAQGAVAALADVRQDVSQLGRDVFRHRQRNSSMDEEIGNPYWSVRALVQQYEGQQNVPSESHSSSLTSASPIHSTKSESTVTPSEEKVEFVIIHTEETETKREETESQFQPEWQAGNPGSYLENSWEEQLLEQQDHLEKEMEEAKKMISGLQALLLNGSLPEDEQEGSFVLREHGACPEEQLIIIRSRLDQSMEENQDLKKELLKYKQEARNLQGIKDALQQRLAQQDASVLQLKQELLRANMDKEELHNQNVDLQRKVEERNRLLAEYKKELGQKDRHLQQHQTKLDEMLRQLSEASYQQVDLERELEHKEALLAQCMKREAEEVMGYSNHSAQSNGFLQTAGKGAAPTAHRGTNDLQLVRDALRSLRNSFSGHDPQHHTIDTLEQGISSLMERLHRMEAQKRQERRVRGKSPANRAANEYRDSWPPNSKLPHSHSTPAMNTSACTKVLYFTDRSLTPFMVNIPKRLGEVTLKDFKAAIDREGTHRYHFKALDPEFGTVKEEVFHDDDIIPGWEGKIVAWVEEDHGEN; encoded by the exons cAACAACTACAGGCGTATGTGGCCTGGGTGAATTCCCAACTGAAGAAGAAGCCAACAATAAAGCCAGTCCAAGACCTGAGACACGATCTCCGAGATGGAGTTATCCTTTCCTCGCTTATCGAGATTGTAG CTGGCGAGAAGCTAAATGGAGTTCAGGCCAATCCCACCAGTCAGCAGGAAATGAGGGAAAATGTGGAGAAGGTCTTACAGTTTGTGGCATCAAAAAAGATCCGCATGCATCAGACATCAGCCAAAG ATATTGTCGATGGAAACTTGAAATCTATCATGAGGCTGATCCTGGCCTTAGCTGCTCATTTCAAACCAGGTTCGGGGAGAGCAGTGCATCATAGCTCCCCAGCTGGCCCTGTGGGGAAGAGCACGTCGGCATCGTCTGCCAGTCACAGGCCTCGTTCAGCTGCCGCCGTGGCCCAAGGGGCGGTGGCCGCTCTGGCGGATGTTCGTCAAGATGTCTCACAATTGGGCCGGGATGTTTTTCGGCACAGGCAGAG AAACAGCAGCATGGATGAGGAGATTGGAAACCCCTACTGGAGTGTCCGGGCATTGGTGCAGCAGTATGAAGGGCAGCAGAATGTGCCCTCAGAGTCCCACTCCTCCAG CCTCACATCAGCCAGTCCTATCCATAGCACAAAGAGTGAATCCACTGTAACCCCGTCAGAGGAGAAGGTGGAATTTGTGATCATCCacactgaagaaacagaaactaAAAGAG AAGAAACAGAATCTCAATTTCAGCCGGAGTGGCAGGCAGGAAATCCTGGGTCGTATCTAGAGAATTCATGGGAGGAACAGCTTTTGGAACAACAAGAccatttggaaaaggaaatggagGAAGCAAAGAAGATGATTTCAGGCTTGCAG GCTTTGCTGCTAAATGGGTCTTTGCCTGAGGATGAGCAGGAAGGTTCCTTTGTACTTCGTGAACATGGAGCCTGCCCTGAAGAGCAGCTG ATCATAATTCGAAGTCGTCTGGACCAGAGCATGGAGGAAAATCAAGACCTAAAG AAGGAGCTGCTGAAGTACAAACAAGAAGCCCGAAACCTACAGGGAATAAAA GATGCTTTGCAGCAAAGGCTGGCTCAACAGGATGCTTCAGTTCTTCAGCTAAAGCAGGAACTGCTGAGAGCAAACATGGACAAGGAGGAGTTGCACAACCAGAAT GTTGACCTTCAGAGGAAGGTTGAAGAGAGAAACCGGCTACTGGCAGAATACAAG AAGGAACTGGGCCAGAAGGATCGACATTTACAGCAGCATCAGACCAAACTGGATGAAATGCTTAGGCAGCTTTCCGAGGCCAGCTACCAGCAG GTGGATTTGGAGCGGGAGCTGGAGCACAAAGAGGCCCTGCTGGCCCAGTGTATGAAGAGAGAAGCTGAGGAG GTGATGGGCTACAGCAATCACAGTGCTCAGAGCAATGGCTTCCTCCAGACggcaggaaaaggagctgctCCCACAGCCCACCGAGGG ACAAATGATTTGCAGCTGGTCCGTGATGCCCTTCGCAGCCTGAGGAACAGTTTCAGTGGCCATGACCCACAGCACCACACCATTGACACCCTGGAGCAGGGCATCTCCAGCCTGATGGAGCGGCTGCACCGCATGGAGGCACAGAAGAGGCAAGAGAGAAGG GTCCGAGGGAAGTCGCCAGCAAACAGAGCAGCAAACGAGTATAGAGACTCCTGGCCTCCCAACTCCA AACTGCCTCACTCTCACAGCACGCCCGCGATGAACACCAGTGCCTGCACCAAAGTGTTGTACTTTACTGACCGTTCCCTCACACCTTTTATGGTCAACATACCAAAGAG GTTAGGGGAGGTGACTCTGAAGGATTTTAAGGCAGCTATTGATCGTGAAGGAACCCACCGGTACCACTTCAAAGCTCTGGATCCAGAGTTTGGCACAGTTAAGGAGGAG GTATTCCATGATGATGACATCATTCCTGGTTGGGAGGGGAAAATTGTGGCCTGGGTAGAAGAAGACCATGGGGAGAATTAA